A part of Aquibium oceanicum genomic DNA contains:
- a CDS encoding ABC transporter substrate-binding protein, with product MKHAHLAAVAAISITAALSANSAQAEDLTLCWAAWDPANALVELSKDFEAQSGHKMSFEFVPWPNFADRMLNELNSGGQLCDLMIGDSQWIGGAAENGWYVKLNDFFDANGIKMDDFIDATVTGYAEWPKNTPNYWALPAFGDVVGWTYRKDWFERPEIQTAFKEKYGRDLAVPKTFAELKDIAEFFQKREIDGKTVYGASIYTERGSEGITMGAMDVLYSFGFKYENPDKPYDMEGYVNGPGAVAGLEYYKALYDCCVAPGTSNTYMSEGIDAFKSGQVALQMNFAFTWPGFETDMDVGRGKTGYFANPAGPDGEQFAQLGGQGISVVAASSKQDAALEYIKWFAQPDVQAKWWSMGGFSCLKAVTLAPDFPQSQPYAQTFLDSMAIVKDFWAEPSYATLLQDAQKRFHDYVVAGQGTSQEALDGLVADWTETFEDEGKL from the coding sequence ATGAAACATGCCCATCTGGCGGCAGTCGCCGCCATCTCGATCACGGCCGCGCTGTCGGCGAATTCGGCGCAAGCCGAAGACCTCACCCTCTGCTGGGCCGCCTGGGACCCGGCGAATGCCCTTGTCGAGCTTTCGAAGGATTTCGAGGCGCAGTCCGGCCACAAGATGAGCTTCGAATTCGTGCCATGGCCGAACTTTGCCGACCGTATGCTGAACGAGCTGAACTCCGGCGGCCAGCTCTGCGACCTGATGATCGGCGACAGCCAGTGGATCGGCGGCGCCGCCGAGAACGGCTGGTACGTGAAGCTGAACGACTTCTTCGATGCCAACGGCATCAAGATGGACGACTTCATCGACGCGACCGTGACCGGATACGCCGAATGGCCGAAGAACACGCCGAACTACTGGGCGCTGCCGGCCTTCGGCGACGTCGTCGGCTGGACCTACCGCAAGGACTGGTTCGAGCGCCCTGAAATCCAGACAGCCTTCAAGGAGAAGTACGGCCGCGACCTCGCGGTGCCCAAGACCTTTGCCGAACTGAAGGACATCGCAGAATTCTTCCAGAAGCGCGAGATCGACGGCAAGACCGTCTACGGTGCCTCGATCTACACGGAGCGCGGCTCGGAAGGCATCACCATGGGCGCGATGGACGTGCTCTATTCCTTCGGCTTCAAGTACGAGAACCCGGACAAGCCCTATGACATGGAAGGCTATGTCAACGGTCCGGGCGCCGTGGCGGGGCTCGAATACTACAAGGCGCTCTATGATTGCTGCGTCGCGCCGGGCACGTCAAACACCTACATGTCCGAAGGCATCGACGCCTTCAAATCGGGCCAGGTGGCGCTGCAGATGAACTTCGCCTTCACCTGGCCGGGCTTCGAGACCGACATGGACGTCGGCCGCGGCAAGACCGGGTATTTCGCCAACCCGGCCGGTCCGGACGGCGAACAGTTCGCCCAGCTCGGCGGGCAGGGCATCTCGGTCGTGGCCGCTTCCTCGAAGCAGGATGCGGCGTTGGAGTACATCAAGTGGTTCGCCCAGCCCGACGTGCAGGCCAAGTGGTGGTCGATGGGCGGCTTCTCCTGCCTGAAGGCGGTGACTCTCGCGCCCGACTTCCCGCAGAGCCAGCCCTACGCGCAGACCTTCCTCGACTCCATGGCGATCGTGAAGGACTTCTGGGCCGAGCCGTCCTATGCCACACTCCTTCAGGACGCGCAGAAGCGCTTCCACGACTACGTGGTGGCCGGGCAGGGGACGTCGCAGGAGGCGCTCGACGGCCTCGTTGCGGACTGGACCGAGACCTTCGAGGATGAAGGCAAGCTCTGA
- a CDS encoding LacI family DNA-binding transcriptional regulator: MRPTVNDIAKAAGVSLATVDRVLNARSGVTEKTVQRVNAAIDQLGYVRDVTAANLARQRRYRLAFVLPEAPELFVATLREALSEAGRSSAADRTEIRTLSFPAGNPHALVRTLRTLNAGNTDGVAIFAPETPHVRDAIARLKSDGVPIVALVSDLPSTGRDHFVGIDNIAGGRTAGFLMGKFHGKSGGSVMVLVSSMQARDNVERRLGFDQVMAESFPEIEVLPSLESHDDEEITARVVSEVLDARPDLTGIYSVGHGSRALVEVLRTHHRARQLTIVAHELTSVTREALRSGVIDAVVSQDVGHVVRSALRVLRAKSDGVGIVPAQERIRIEIVVRENLS, from the coding sequence ATGCGTCCGACAGTCAACGACATCGCGAAAGCCGCGGGCGTCAGCCTCGCCACGGTCGACCGCGTCCTGAACGCCCGTTCGGGCGTGACGGAAAAGACCGTCCAGCGCGTCAACGCCGCCATCGACCAGCTCGGCTACGTGCGCGACGTGACGGCGGCGAACCTCGCGCGGCAGAGACGCTACCGGCTCGCCTTCGTGCTGCCCGAGGCGCCGGAGCTGTTTGTCGCCACCCTGCGCGAGGCGCTGTCGGAGGCGGGCAGGAGTTCCGCAGCCGACCGCACGGAGATCCGCACCCTGTCGTTTCCCGCCGGCAATCCGCATGCGCTGGTGCGCACGCTGCGCACCCTGAACGCCGGTAACACCGACGGCGTCGCGATCTTCGCGCCTGAAACGCCGCACGTCCGCGATGCCATCGCGCGCCTGAAGAGCGACGGGGTGCCGATCGTGGCGCTCGTTTCGGACCTCCCGAGCACCGGTAGAGACCATTTCGTCGGCATCGACAACATCGCCGGAGGGCGCACGGCCGGGTTCCTTATGGGCAAATTCCATGGAAAAAGCGGCGGATCCGTGATGGTTCTGGTCAGTTCCATGCAGGCTCGCGACAATGTCGAGCGACGTCTCGGCTTCGACCAGGTGATGGCCGAGAGCTTCCCCGAGATCGAGGTCCTGCCGTCGCTCGAAAGCCACGACGACGAGGAGATCACCGCCCGGGTCGTCTCGGAAGTTCTCGACGCGCGGCCGGATCTGACCGGAATCTACTCCGTCGGCCATGGCAGCCGGGCGCTCGTGGAGGTCCTGCGGACCCACCACCGCGCCCGCCAGCTGACCATCGTCGCGCACGAACTGACGAGCGTCACGCGCGAGGCGCTTAGAAGCGGTGTCATCGATGCAGTGGTCAGCCAGGACGTCGGCCATGTCGTGAGAAGCGCGCTGCGCGTCCTGCGGGCCAAGAGCGACGGGGTCGGGATCGTTCCGGCGCAGGAACGCATCCGCATCGAGATCGTCGTTCGCGAAAACCTATCCTGA
- a CDS encoding SRPBCC family protein: MPSITISSVIDAPIEKVWDRVRDFNGLPDWHPRMVESHIEGGKASTDIGCVRNFKVGSGATIREKLLAFSDDDHLVTYSIIEHPAPISNHTATLKLERVTDGDRTFAVWTSSFDAPEGEGETIANGMGQNVFQGGFDALKSHFAKA; the protein is encoded by the coding sequence ATGCCGTCCATCACGATCTCCAGCGTCATCGACGCGCCCATCGAGAAGGTCTGGGACCGCGTCCGCGACTTCAACGGCCTGCCGGACTGGCATCCGCGCATGGTCGAGAGCCACATCGAGGGCGGCAAGGCCTCAACCGACATCGGCTGCGTGCGCAACTTCAAGGTCGGCAGTGGCGCGACGATCCGGGAGAAGCTCCTCGCCTTCTCGGACGACGACCATCTCGTCACCTATTCGATCATCGAGCACCCGGCGCCGATCTCCAACCACACCGCGACCCTGAAGCTCGAACGCGTGACCGACGGCGACAGGACCTTCGCCGTCTGGACCTCCAGCTTCGACGCGCCGGAGGGCGAAGGGGAAACCATCGCCAATGGCATGGGTCAGAACGTCTTCCAAGGCGGCTTCGACGCGCTGAAAAGCCATTTCGCCAAGGCCTGA
- a CDS encoding carbohydrate ABC transporter permease, with protein sequence MTHSPIERVAFATPPAIASRARGLSDRALAWIFVTPTIALLLAINIFPLVWTIRLSLTNYRANRANAELEWVGIRNYTRILTDGDIWLSMQATAHFLIWTIVLQVAIGFALAWLINRKFKGNDLWTTIIVLPMMLSPAVVGNFWTFLYQPQIGLFNYVVSFLTGIDPSSFSMIGDVSLAPWSIVIVDTWMWTPFVMLICLAGLRSIPDYIYEAAAIDRASPWRQFWTITVPMVLPFLMLAVLFRGIENFKMFDMVTLLTGGGPGSTTELTSINLKREAFEKWRTGYSSAYAIILFVTVFGLASIYVKALNKVKQR encoded by the coding sequence ATGACACACAGCCCCATCGAGCGCGTCGCCTTCGCCACACCGCCTGCCATCGCATCGCGCGCGCGGGGACTGTCGGACAGGGCGCTGGCCTGGATCTTCGTGACCCCGACCATTGCGCTGCTTCTTGCGATCAACATCTTCCCGCTGGTCTGGACCATCCGGCTGAGCCTGACCAACTACCGGGCCAACCGGGCCAATGCGGAGCTGGAATGGGTCGGCATCCGCAACTACACCCGCATTCTCACCGACGGCGACATCTGGCTGTCGATGCAGGCGACGGCGCATTTCCTGATCTGGACCATCGTCCTGCAGGTGGCGATCGGCTTCGCGCTCGCCTGGCTGATCAACCGGAAGTTCAAGGGCAACGATCTGTGGACCACGATCATCGTGCTGCCCATGATGCTGTCGCCCGCCGTGGTGGGTAACTTCTGGACCTTCCTCTACCAGCCGCAGATCGGCCTATTCAATTACGTGGTCTCCTTCTTGACCGGCATCGATCCGTCGTCTTTCTCCATGATCGGCGACGTCTCGTTGGCGCCCTGGTCCATCGTCATCGTCGACACCTGGATGTGGACGCCGTTCGTGATGCTGATCTGCCTGGCGGGCCTGCGCTCCATCCCAGACTACATCTACGAGGCCGCGGCCATCGACCGCGCCTCGCCCTGGCGCCAGTTCTGGACCATTACCGTGCCCATGGTGCTGCCCTTCCTGATGCTGGCCGTGCTCTTTCGCGGCATCGAGAACTTCAAGATGTTCGACATGGTGACGCTGCTCACCGGCGGCGGACCCGGCTCGACCACCGAACTCACCTCGATCAACCTGAAGCGCGAGGCCTTCGAGAAGTGGCGGACCGGCTATTCTTCGGCCTACGCCATCATCCTGTTCGTGACCGTCTTCGGCCTCGCCTCGATCTATGTGAAGGCGCTGAACAAGGTGAAGCAGCGATGA
- a CDS encoding FAD binding domain-containing protein: MPLSLQSFPTVGEAQSALSAGAARYMGGGTLVVRAANEGDLSFETFVRATDRSLREISVADGTATLGASVTMAEIARHPELSTIASAARAVGGPAVRNMATVGGNLFAPAPYGDFSVALLALDATVHTGGRELLIEEFLAGRDAFDGIVTSVRFQLPAADAFRFAKVSRVKPKGISVLSIAAVIEEAADGTVGAARIALGCMGDRPMRATAAEKALVGKTLTEDGIADAVAAIGEGTAPLTDAVASAWYRGEVLPVHFRRLMLA, encoded by the coding sequence ATGCCGCTCTCGCTCCAGAGTTTCCCGACCGTTGGCGAAGCGCAGTCCGCGCTATCGGCCGGTGCGGCGCGCTACATGGGCGGCGGAACCCTCGTCGTCCGCGCCGCCAACGAGGGCGATCTGTCGTTCGAGACCTTCGTGCGTGCGACCGACCGGAGCCTGCGCGAGATCTCTGTCGCCGACGGCACGGCGACGCTCGGCGCTTCCGTCACCATGGCCGAGATCGCCCGCCACCCGGAACTGTCGACGATCGCCAGCGCCGCCCGCGCGGTCGGCGGGCCGGCGGTGCGGAACATGGCGACCGTGGGCGGCAATCTCTTCGCCCCGGCGCCCTACGGCGATTTTTCCGTGGCCCTGCTCGCGCTCGACGCGACGGTTCATACCGGCGGCCGCGAACTGCTGATCGAGGAGTTCCTAGCCGGCCGCGACGCGTTCGACGGCATCGTGACATCGGTCCGCTTCCAGCTCCCCGCTGCCGATGCGTTCCGCTTCGCAAAGGTCTCGCGCGTCAAGCCGAAGGGCATCTCGGTGCTCTCGATCGCCGCGGTCATCGAAGAGGCCGCGGACGGCACGGTGGGCGCCGCCCGCATCGCGCTCGGCTGCATGGGCGACCGGCCAATGCGCGCGACCGCGGCGGAGAAGGCGCTCGTCGGCAAGACGCTCACGGAAGACGGCATCGCCGACGCCGTCGCGGCCATCGGCGAGGGCACCGCGCCGCTTACCGATGCCGTCGCCAGCGCCTGGTATCGCGGCGAGGTTC
- a CDS encoding AraC family transcriptional regulator, giving the protein MTAIRLYRGRFGHFSFLNAASDLVTHAHPESHIIMWLDGEPGRIQVGTRSVSLGPDFAVGINSFEPHSHSFPGGEPGLFLALYIEPDWAADRFGLPVGAPIFRHPAVPLAPELRAMALGFFQQLAGGEERFDLTACEMERLIDRLVAASRAGRSSGLHQAARHRHLDFRVRKAIALMRANLAARMSLDELARAVGLSRPHFFSLFKRETRLTPNVYWNTLRMEEALRQLQGSEESLTDLACHLGFTTQGNFTRFFRDHAGVPPTLYREAARVAA; this is encoded by the coding sequence ATGACCGCGATCAGGCTCTACCGGGGCAGGTTCGGGCATTTCTCGTTCCTGAACGCGGCCAGCGATCTGGTGACACATGCCCATCCCGAAAGCCACATCATCATGTGGCTCGACGGCGAACCGGGCCGCATTCAGGTCGGCACGCGCAGCGTTTCGCTGGGACCCGATTTCGCGGTCGGGATCAATTCCTTCGAGCCGCACAGCCACAGCTTTCCCGGCGGCGAACCGGGTCTTTTCCTGGCGCTCTACATCGAGCCGGACTGGGCGGCCGACCGTTTCGGTCTTCCCGTCGGTGCTCCGATTTTCCGCCATCCGGCGGTTCCGCTCGCGCCCGAACTGCGCGCAATGGCGCTCGGTTTCTTCCAGCAGCTTGCCGGCGGCGAGGAGCGGTTCGATCTGACGGCCTGCGAGATGGAGCGGCTGATCGACAGACTGGTCGCGGCTTCGCGGGCCGGGCGATCCTCCGGATTGCATCAGGCCGCGCGCCACCGGCATCTGGATTTCCGCGTGCGCAAGGCGATCGCGCTGATGCGCGCCAATCTCGCCGCCCGCATGAGCCTCGACGAACTGGCGCGCGCCGTCGGGCTGTCGCGCCCGCACTTCTTCTCGCTGTTCAAGCGCGAGACCAGGCTGACGCCGAATGTCTACTGGAACACGTTGCGCATGGAGGAGGCCCTGCGGCAGTTGCAGGGGTCGGAGGAATCGCTGACCGACCTCGCCTGCCATCTCGGCTTCACGACGCAGGGCAACTTCACCCGCTTCTTCCGCGACCACGCAGGTGTGCCGCCGACACTCTACCGGGAGGCGGCGCGGGTGGCGGCGTGA